From the genome of Anopheles funestus chromosome 2RL, idAnoFuneDA-416_04, whole genome shotgun sequence:
CTAACTGATGTAGTACAATGATTTCTTTTAGCTCGGCTGTATACTGTTCAGTGGTGATTAGAAAACGCAGTCGATCGATCTTAAGCGCAAGGATACTGAACAGCGTCGAACAGAAACAAATCGAACCGAAGAACATTCCAGCTTTGGCCGTGTATATAATCACCAGTATTAAGATAGCCGGCATAAGTAACATATGATACAAAAACCAATGAAGAAGATTATGGTGAGCATTCAATATGTATAGACGATGCTCCATCATAAGTGGGAAGGAAACAGTTTGGCCGGGAGTTTGCGAGGTGTAAATGTACAGTACACCAGCCGTAGAACTGGCGAACATAGCCAAAACGATACAATTCGTAAAAATAAAGTAGTACTTTGTGTATTTATGGATGCCCGTGTTAAGAGTGATCAGAATTTGTTTGTACTCATCGGTAATGCTCactgaaatataaaaaatagagtGAAAGATATAGGATGTCTTACTTATATCGCCAATCTTACCTATATTGGTCCAAAGTTTTAGATCTCGCAGCAACATCTCCATTT
Proteins encoded in this window:
- the LOC125763489 gene encoding uncharacterized protein LOC125763489 isoform X3, which produces MVIFEAFNDPLEILPLPLKLFAKLGVTQYSVDRVRLLIFNSYLLLTFFIPKLFLGYDTIPQCFRSIAEGMFVLNTWFTLVCLSFKMDQMEMLLRDLKLWTNIGKIGDISKTSYIFHSIFYISVSITDEYKQILITLNTGIHKYTKYYFIFTNCIVLAMFASSTAGVLYIYTSQTPGQTVSFPLMMEHRLYILNAHHNLLHWFLYHMLLMPAILILVIIYTAKAGMFFGSICFCSTLFSILALKIDRLRFLITTEQYTAELKEIIVLHQLAIRCAKLLQKILMDVMLAQFTGCVLIWCFFLYSVMISVSNRQDTKMKRMLSTFFLHFLFRELLRKVSQWPLCYFPFPRKLLSSVCWAMN